A DNA window from Streptomyces bacillaris contains the following coding sequences:
- a CDS encoding M4 family metallopeptidase — protein MRSTPSRRATATGALIAAAAMIAVGLQSGAATATPAAAPTPAGGITAGSKVDTGSLPADLSPAQRAALLSEADATKAATAKELGLGATEKLVVRDVVQDRDGTTHTRYERTLNGLPVLGGDLVVQETQAGKTLGVSKASQATSAQLKAVDLTADVAPATAEKQALGAAKTEGSKATKPSEAPRKVVWLGSGSPKLAYETVVGGLQHDGTPNELHVVTDAATGEKLYEWQAVHNGTGNTQYSGQVTLGTAPSYTLTDTTRGNHKTYNLNRGTSGTGTLFTNSTDVWGNGTPQNLETAGADAHYGAALTWDYYKNVHGRNGIRGDGVGAYSRVHYGNNYVNAFWQDSCFCMTYGDGAGNAKPLTSIDVAAHEMTHGLTSVTARLVYSGESGGLNEATSDIFAAAVEFHANNPQDPGDYLVGEKIDIRGNGTPLRYMDKPSRDGSSKDYWYSGIGSVDVHYSSGPANHWYYLLSEGSGAKTINGVSYDSPTSDGLPVTGIGRDKASLIWFKALTTKFTSSTNYAGARTGTLAVASELYGANSPEYAAVAHAWAGVNVGTRPGGGDPDPGGKVFENNTVVNIPDAGAAVTSAVNVTGVAGNAPSALKVDVNISHTYRGDLVIDLVAPDGGTFRLKNSSASDSADNVVATYTVNASSKVANGEWKLKVQDVYRSDTGRINSFKLTF, from the coding sequence GTGAGATCCACGCCCAGCCGTCGCGCCACCGCGACCGGCGCTCTGATAGCCGCAGCAGCCATGATCGCCGTCGGACTGCAGTCCGGCGCCGCCACCGCCACCCCCGCCGCCGCTCCCACCCCGGCCGGCGGGATCACCGCCGGCAGCAAGGTGGACACCGGCTCGCTCCCCGCCGACCTCTCCCCCGCGCAGCGCGCCGCGCTCCTCAGCGAGGCCGACGCCACCAAGGCGGCCACCGCCAAGGAGCTGGGGCTCGGCGCCACGGAGAAGCTCGTCGTCCGTGATGTCGTCCAGGACCGGGACGGCACCACGCACACCCGCTACGAGCGCACCCTGAACGGGCTCCCCGTCCTCGGCGGCGACCTGGTGGTCCAGGAGACCCAGGCGGGCAAGACCCTGGGCGTCTCGAAGGCGTCCCAGGCGACCAGCGCGCAGCTGAAGGCCGTCGACCTCACCGCCGACGTGGCCCCGGCCACCGCCGAGAAGCAGGCGCTCGGCGCGGCGAAGACCGAGGGCTCGAAGGCGACGAAGCCGAGCGAGGCCCCGCGCAAGGTGGTCTGGCTGGGCAGCGGCTCCCCGAAGCTCGCCTACGAGACGGTGGTCGGCGGACTCCAGCACGACGGCACCCCCAACGAGCTGCACGTCGTCACCGACGCGGCCACGGGCGAGAAGCTGTACGAGTGGCAGGCCGTCCACAACGGGACCGGCAACACCCAGTACAGCGGCCAGGTGACGCTGGGCACGGCGCCCTCGTACACCCTGACCGACACCACGCGCGGCAACCACAAGACGTACAACCTCAACCGGGGCACCTCCGGCACCGGCACGCTCTTCACCAACTCCACGGACGTGTGGGGCAACGGCACCCCGCAGAACCTGGAGACGGCCGGTGCCGACGCCCACTACGGCGCCGCGCTCACCTGGGACTACTACAAGAACGTGCACGGCCGCAACGGCATCCGCGGTGACGGCGTCGGCGCGTACTCCCGGGTCCACTACGGCAACAACTACGTCAACGCGTTCTGGCAGGACAGCTGCTTCTGCATGACGTACGGCGACGGGGCGGGCAACGCCAAGCCGCTGACCTCCATCGACGTGGCCGCCCACGAGATGACCCACGGTCTGACCTCGGTCACCGCGCGCCTCGTCTACAGCGGTGAGTCCGGCGGCCTCAACGAGGCGACGTCCGACATCTTCGCCGCCGCCGTCGAGTTCCACGCCAACAACCCGCAGGACCCGGGCGACTACCTGGTCGGCGAGAAGATCGACATCCGCGGCAACGGCACCCCGCTGCGCTACATGGACAAGCCGAGCCGGGACGGCAGCTCCAAGGACTACTGGTACTCCGGCATCGGCAGCGTGGACGTCCACTACTCCTCGGGCCCGGCCAACCACTGGTACTACCTGCTCTCCGAGGGCAGCGGCGCCAAGACCATCAACGGTGTCAGCTACGACTCCCCGACCTCCGACGGACTGCCGGTCACCGGCATCGGCCGGGACAAGGCGTCGCTGATCTGGTTCAAGGCGCTCACCACCAAGTTCACCTCGTCGACCAACTACGCGGGCGCCCGCACCGGCACCCTCGCGGTCGCCAGTGAGCTGTACGGCGCCAACAGCCCCGAGTACGCGGCCGTGGCCCACGCCTGGGCCGGCGTCAACGTGGGCACCCGCCCCGGCGGCGGCGACCCCGACCCGGGCGGCAAGGTCTTCGAGAACAACACCGTGGTGAACATCCCGGACGCGGGCGCGGCCGTCACCAGCGCGGTCAACGTCACCGGCGTCGCGGGCAACGCCCCCAGCGCCCTCAAGGTGGACGTCAACATCAGCCACACCTACCGCGGTGACCTGGTCATCGACCTGGTGGCCCCGGACGGCGGCACCTTCCGGCTGAAGAACTCCTCCGCCTCGGACTCCGCGGACAACGTGGTGGCGACCTACACGGTCAACGCCTCGTCCAAGGTGGCCAACGGCGAGTGGAAGCTGAAGGTCCAGGACGTGTACCGCTCGGACACCGGCCGGATCAACAGCTTCAAGCTCACCTTCTGA
- the glgP gene encoding alpha-glucan family phosphorylase, with product MKAIRRFTVRPVLPEPLRPLHDLARNLRWSWHTETRELFRSADPEGWRPADADPVRLLGSLTAGRLAELGRDEEYLGRLAEASADLKDYLDGPRWYQEQQAAGAELPSAIAYFSPEFGVTAALPQYSGGLGILAGDHLKAASDLGVPLIGVGLLYRHGYFRQSLSREGWQQEHYPVLDPNELPLDLVREADGTPARVVLALPGGRSLYACIWLARVGRVPLLLLDSDVEENAPGERDVTDRLYGGGSDHRLLQEMLLGIGGVRAVRTWCRLTRSPEPEVFHTNEGHAGFLGLERIRELAADGLDFEAALEVVRAGTVFTTHTPVPAGIDRFDRQLIARHFGDDGELPGVPVEKILPLGREAYPGGAPELFNMAVMGLRLAQRANGVSTLHGAVSREMFSGLWPGFDPADVPITSITNGVHAPTWVAPEVFRLGAGQIGTGRAHQVLAGGPVADGGAERQPGTPRRWDAVGGIGDREIWELRRELRGQLVTEVRRRLYASWRRRGAGTAELGWIDDVLDPEILTIGFARRVPSYKRLTLMLRDRDRLRELLLHPTHPIQIVVAGKAHPADDGGKRLVQELVRFADDPRVRHRIVFLPDYGMGMAQKLYPGCDVWLNNPLRPLEACGTSGMKAALNGCLNLSVRDGWWDEWFDPDFGWEIPTADGSAVDEDRRDELESNALYALIEDRVAPRFYDRGAEGLPDRWIEMVRSTLVNLGPKVLAGRMVREYVERLYAPAALSRRALGPAVARDLAEWKAKVRAAWRHVSVDHVESVTDTVAGGSAELGATLSLRVRIALGGLEPDDVEVQVVAGRVDSADAIADAQVFPLKPAGGHDLEDRWLYEGPLALDRTGPYGYTVRVLPSHELLASGAELGLVAVPNEATGEGAGVLMR from the coding sequence GTGAAGGCCATTCGTCGATTCACCGTGCGTCCTGTCCTCCCCGAACCCCTCCGACCCCTCCACGACCTCGCGCGCAACCTGCGCTGGTCGTGGCACACCGAGACCCGCGAGCTGTTCCGGTCCGCCGACCCCGAGGGGTGGCGGCCCGCGGACGCCGACCCCGTACGGCTGCTCGGCTCCCTGACCGCGGGGCGCCTGGCCGAACTGGGCCGGGACGAGGAGTACCTGGGCCGCCTGGCCGAGGCCTCCGCCGACCTGAAGGACTATCTCGACGGCCCCCGCTGGTACCAGGAACAGCAGGCGGCCGGAGCCGAACTCCCCTCCGCCATCGCCTACTTCTCCCCTGAATTCGGTGTCACCGCCGCCCTGCCGCAGTACAGCGGCGGCCTCGGCATCCTCGCCGGTGACCACCTCAAGGCCGCCAGCGACCTGGGCGTCCCGCTCATCGGCGTCGGCCTGCTCTACCGGCACGGCTACTTCCGCCAGAGCCTCTCCCGCGAGGGCTGGCAGCAGGAGCACTATCCGGTCCTCGACCCCAACGAACTCCCGCTCGACCTGGTCCGCGAGGCCGACGGCACCCCCGCCCGGGTGGTGCTCGCCCTGCCCGGCGGCCGCTCGCTGTACGCCTGCATCTGGCTGGCCCGGGTCGGCCGCGTCCCGCTCCTCCTGCTCGACTCCGACGTCGAGGAGAACGCCCCGGGCGAACGCGATGTCACCGACCGGCTCTACGGCGGCGGCAGCGACCACCGCCTCCTCCAGGAGATGCTGCTCGGCATCGGCGGGGTGCGTGCCGTGCGCACCTGGTGCCGGCTCACCCGGAGCCCGGAGCCGGAGGTGTTCCACACCAACGAGGGCCACGCCGGCTTCCTCGGCCTGGAGCGCATCCGCGAACTGGCCGCCGACGGGCTCGACTTCGAGGCCGCGCTCGAAGTGGTCCGGGCCGGGACCGTCTTCACCACCCACACCCCGGTGCCCGCCGGGATAGACCGTTTCGACCGGCAGCTGATCGCCCGCCACTTCGGCGACGACGGCGAGCTGCCCGGCGTCCCCGTGGAGAAGATCCTGCCGCTGGGCCGCGAGGCCTACCCCGGCGGGGCGCCCGAGCTGTTCAACATGGCGGTCATGGGGCTGCGCCTCGCCCAGCGCGCCAACGGGGTCTCCACCCTCCACGGGGCGGTCAGCCGGGAGATGTTCTCCGGGCTCTGGCCGGGGTTCGACCCGGCGGACGTGCCGATCACCTCCATCACCAACGGGGTCCACGCCCCCACCTGGGTCGCGCCCGAGGTCTTCCGCCTCGGCGCCGGACAGATCGGCACCGGCCGCGCCCACCAGGTGCTGGCGGGCGGACCGGTGGCGGACGGCGGCGCCGAGCGGCAGCCCGGCACCCCGCGCCGCTGGGACGCGGTGGGCGGCATCGGGGACCGGGAGATCTGGGAGCTCCGCCGCGAGCTGCGCGGACAGCTGGTCACCGAGGTCCGCCGCCGCCTCTACGCCTCCTGGCGCAGGCGCGGCGCGGGCACCGCCGAGCTGGGCTGGATCGACGACGTCCTCGACCCGGAGATCCTGACCATCGGCTTCGCCCGCCGCGTCCCCTCGTACAAGCGTCTGACGCTGATGCTGCGCGACCGCGACCGGCTGCGGGAACTGCTGCTCCACCCCACGCACCCGATCCAGATCGTCGTCGCCGGCAAGGCGCACCCCGCCGACGACGGCGGCAAGCGGCTGGTCCAGGAGCTGGTGCGGTTCGCGGACGACCCGCGCGTACGCCACCGCATCGTCTTCCTGCCGGACTACGGCATGGGCATGGCGCAGAAGCTCTACCCGGGCTGCGACGTCTGGCTCAACAACCCGCTGCGCCCGCTGGAGGCGTGCGGCACCAGCGGGATGAAGGCCGCGCTCAACGGCTGCCTCAACCTCTCGGTGCGCGACGGCTGGTGGGACGAGTGGTTCGACCCGGACTTCGGCTGGGAGATCCCCACCGCCGACGGCTCCGCTGTCGACGAGGACCGGCGCGACGAGCTGGAGTCCAACGCCCTGTACGCCCTGATCGAGGACCGGGTCGCCCCGCGCTTCTACGACCGGGGCGCGGAGGGGCTGCCGGACCGGTGGATCGAGATGGTCCGCTCGACCCTGGTCAACCTCGGGCCGAAGGTGCTCGCGGGGCGGATGGTGCGCGAGTACGTGGAGCGGCTCTACGCCCCCGCCGCGCTCTCCCGGCGGGCTCTGGGCCCGGCGGTGGCGCGGGATCTCGCGGAGTGGAAGGCGAAGGTCCGGGCGGCCTGGCGACACGTCTCCGTCGACCATGTGGAGTCGGTCACCGACACGGTGGCGGGCGGCTCGGCCGAACTGGGGGCGACCTTGTCCCTGCGGGTACGGATCGCGCTCGGCGGGCTGGAGCCGGACGACGTGGAGGTCCAGGTCGTCGCGGGCCGGGTGGACTCCGCCGACGCCATCGCGGACGCCCAGGTCTTCCCGCTGAAGCCGGCGGGCGGCCATGACCTGGAGGACCGCTGGCTGTACGAGGGCCCGCTCGCCCTGGACCGGACGGGACCGTACGGCTACACCGTCCGCGTCTTGCCCTCGCACGAACTGCTGGCCTCCGGCGCCGAGTTGGGGCTGGTGGCGGTGCCGAACGAGGCCACGGGGGAGGGCGCGGGCGTACTGATGCGCTGA
- a CDS encoding alpha-1,4-glucan--maltose-1-phosphate maltosyltransferase yields MIGRIPVLDVRPLVDCGRRAAKAVVGETFEVTATVFREGHDAVAANVVLRDPSGRVGPWTPMRELAPGTDRWGAEVTPTAEGRWTYTVEAWSDPVTTWRHHAAIKIPAGIDTDLVLAEGAALLERAAAGVPKKNGREAVLAAVDALRDTAHAPAARLAAAWTPAAEAVLARHPLRELVTRSKPLAVRVERERALYGSWYELFPRSEGAKRVPVDPSDTSPDAPTRLVSGTFRTAAERLPAVAAMGFDVVYLPPIHPIGTTHRKGPDNTLTAGEHDPGVPWAIGSPDGGHDAVHPELGTLADFDHFVEVARNLRMEIALDFALQCSPDHPWVKDHPDWFHHRPDGSIAYAENPPKKYQDIYPIAFDQDMRGLVAETVRILRFWMDHGVRIFRVDNPHTKPVVFWEKVIAEINGTDPDVIFLAEAFTRPAMMHTLGAVGFQQSYTYFTWRNTKQELTEYVTELAGEAASYMRPNFFVNTPDILPGYLQHGGRPAFEARAVLAATLAPSWGVYAGFELCENTPAKPGSEEYLHSEKYELRPRDWESAEREGRTLTPLITSLNRIRRHNPALQQLRDVHFHHVDNESLLVYSKRSGSNTVLVVVNLDPHHTQEATVSLDMERLGLEGHERVPVRDQLTGDTYHWGRTFYVRLEPGITPAHIAVLRPSPPTGGSPTP; encoded by the coding sequence ATGATCGGTCGAATTCCCGTCCTCGACGTCCGTCCCCTCGTCGACTGCGGCAGACGGGCGGCCAAGGCCGTCGTCGGTGAGACCTTCGAGGTCACCGCCACCGTCTTCCGCGAAGGCCATGACGCGGTGGCGGCCAACGTCGTGCTGCGCGATCCGAGCGGACGGGTGGGACCGTGGACCCCGATGCGCGAGCTGGCCCCGGGCACGGACCGGTGGGGCGCGGAGGTGACGCCGACCGCCGAGGGGCGGTGGACGTACACGGTGGAGGCCTGGAGCGATCCGGTCACCACCTGGCGCCACCACGCGGCGATCAAGATCCCGGCGGGCATCGACACCGATCTGGTGCTGGCGGAGGGCGCGGCCCTGCTGGAGCGGGCCGCCGCCGGGGTGCCGAAGAAGAACGGCCGGGAGGCGGTGCTCGCCGCGGTGGACGCGCTGCGCGACACCGCGCACGCCCCGGCCGCCCGGCTGGCCGCCGCCTGGACCCCGGCCGCCGAGGCCGTGCTCGCCCGCCATCCGCTGCGCGAACTGGTCACCCGCTCCAAGCCGCTGGCGGTGCGCGTGGAGCGCGAGCGGGCGCTGTACGGGTCGTGGTACGAGTTGTTCCCGCGCTCGGAGGGCGCGAAGCGGGTGCCGGTCGATCCCTCCGACACCTCGCCGGACGCGCCGACCCGGCTGGTGAGCGGCACCTTCCGTACGGCGGCCGAGCGGCTGCCCGCGGTCGCCGCCATGGGGTTCGATGTCGTGTACCTGCCCCCGATCCACCCGATCGGGACCACCCACCGCAAGGGACCCGACAACACCCTCACGGCCGGTGAGCACGATCCGGGCGTGCCGTGGGCGATCGGTTCGCCGGACGGCGGGCACGACGCGGTCCACCCGGAGCTGGGGACCTTGGCGGACTTCGACCACTTCGTGGAGGTGGCCCGCAATCTGCGGATGGAGATCGCGCTCGACTTCGCGCTCCAGTGCTCGCCGGACCACCCGTGGGTGAAGGACCACCCGGACTGGTTCCACCACCGCCCCGACGGCTCGATCGCGTACGCCGAGAACCCGCCGAAGAAGTACCAGGACATCTATCCGATCGCCTTCGACCAGGACATGCGCGGTCTGGTGGCGGAGACCGTACGGATCCTGCGCTTCTGGATGGACCACGGCGTACGTATCTTCCGCGTCGACAACCCGCACACCAAGCCCGTGGTGTTCTGGGAGAAGGTCATCGCGGAGATCAACGGCACCGACCCCGATGTCATCTTCCTGGCCGAGGCGTTCACCCGCCCGGCGATGATGCACACCCTGGGCGCGGTCGGGTTCCAGCAGTCGTACACGTACTTCACCTGGCGGAACACCAAGCAGGAGCTGACGGAGTACGTCACGGAGCTGGCGGGCGAGGCCGCCTCCTACATGCGGCCCAACTTCTTCGTGAACACCCCGGACATCCTGCCGGGATACCTCCAGCACGGCGGCCGCCCGGCCTTCGAGGCGCGGGCCGTGCTCGCCGCGACCCTCGCCCCGAGCTGGGGCGTGTACGCGGGGTTCGAGCTGTGCGAGAACACCCCGGCCAAGCCGGGGAGTGAGGAGTACCTGCACTCGGAGAAGTACGAACTGCGCCCGAGGGACTGGGAGTCGGCCGAGCGCGAGGGCCGCACGCTGACCCCCCTGATCACCTCGCTCAACCGGATCCGACGCCACAACCCCGCGCTCCAGCAGCTGCGTGACGTCCACTTCCACCACGTCGACAACGAGTCGCTGCTCGTCTACAGCAAGCGCTCGGGGTCGAACACCGTTCTGGTGGTCGTGAACCTCGACCCTCACCACACCCAGGAGGCCACGGTCTCGTTGGACATGGAGCGGCTCGGCCTCGAAGGGCACGAGCGCGTACCGGTGCGCGATCAGCTCACCGGCGACACCTATCACTGGGGCAGGACCTTCTATGTGCGCCTAGAGCCGGGCATCACGCCCGCGCACATCGCCGTCCTGCGACCGTCCCCGCCGACCGGAGGGTCACCCACACCATGA
- the treS gene encoding maltose alpha-D-glucosyltransferase has translation MIVNEPVHDTFEDTPAKDRDPDWFKRAVFYEVLVRSFQDSNGDGIGDLKGITAKLDYLQWLGVDCLWLPPFFKSPLRDGGYDVSDYTAVLPEFGDLADFVEFVDAAHQRGMRVIIDFVMNHTSDQHEWFQQSRTDPDGPYGDYYVWADDDKQFQDARIIFVDTETSNWTFDPVRKQYYWHRFFSHQPDLNYENPAVQEEILAALRFWLDLGIDGFRVDAVPYLYQREGTNCENLPETHHFLKRVRKEIDANYPDTVLLAEANQWPEDVVDYFGDYEAGGDECHMAFHFPVMPRIFMAVRRESRYPVSEILAKTPAIPKNCQWGIFLRNHDELTLEMVTDEERDYMYAEYAKDPRMRANIGIRRRLAPLLDNDRNQIELFTALLLSLPGSPILYYGDEIGMGDNIWLGDRDAVRTPMQWTPDRNAGFSSSDPGRLYLPTIMDPVYGYQVTNVEASMASPSSLLHWTRRMIEIRKQNPAFGLGEYTELPSSNPAVLAFTREYKDDLVLCVHNFSRFAQPTELDLRSFNGRHPVELIGGVRFPAIGQWPYLLTLAGHGFYWFRLRKDAPPA, from the coding sequence ATGATCGTCAATGAGCCTGTCCACGACACGTTCGAGGACACTCCCGCCAAGGACCGTGATCCCGACTGGTTCAAGCGAGCCGTCTTCTACGAGGTGCTCGTCCGGTCCTTCCAGGACTCCAACGGCGACGGAATCGGCGACCTCAAGGGCATCACCGCCAAGCTGGACTATCTCCAGTGGCTCGGTGTCGACTGCCTCTGGCTGCCGCCGTTCTTCAAGTCCCCGCTGCGCGACGGCGGTTACGACGTCTCCGACTACACCGCGGTCCTGCCGGAGTTCGGTGACCTCGCCGACTTCGTCGAGTTCGTGGACGCCGCCCACCAGCGCGGCATGCGCGTCATCATCGACTTCGTCATGAACCACACGAGCGACCAGCACGAGTGGTTCCAGCAGTCCCGTACGGACCCGGACGGTCCGTACGGCGACTACTACGTCTGGGCGGACGACGACAAACAGTTCCAGGACGCCCGGATCATCTTCGTCGACACCGAGACGTCGAACTGGACCTTCGACCCGGTGCGCAAGCAGTACTACTGGCACCGCTTCTTCTCCCACCAGCCGGACCTCAACTACGAGAACCCGGCGGTCCAGGAGGAGATCCTGGCGGCCCTCCGCTTCTGGCTGGACCTGGGCATCGACGGCTTCCGGGTCGACGCGGTGCCCTACCTCTACCAGCGCGAGGGCACCAACTGCGAGAACCTCCCCGAGACCCACCACTTCCTCAAGCGGGTCCGCAAGGAGATCGACGCCAACTACCCGGACACCGTGCTCCTCGCCGAGGCCAACCAGTGGCCCGAGGACGTCGTCGACTACTTCGGCGACTACGAGGCGGGCGGCGACGAGTGCCACATGGCGTTCCACTTCCCCGTCATGCCGCGCATCTTCATGGCGGTGCGCCGCGAGAGCCGCTACCCGGTCTCCGAAATCCTCGCCAAGACCCCGGCGATCCCGAAGAACTGCCAGTGGGGCATCTTCCTCCGCAACCACGACGAGCTGACCCTCGAAATGGTCACGGACGAAGAGCGCGACTACATGTACGCGGAGTACGCCAAGGACCCGCGGATGCGCGCCAACATCGGCATCCGCCGGCGCCTGGCCCCGCTGCTGGACAACGACCGCAACCAGATCGAGCTGTTCACCGCTCTGCTGCTGTCGCTGCCCGGCTCCCCGATCCTCTACTACGGGGACGAGATCGGGATGGGCGACAACATCTGGCTGGGCGACCGGGACGCGGTCCGCACCCCGATGCAGTGGACGCCCGACCGCAACGCCGGGTTCTCCTCCAGCGATCCGGGGCGGCTCTACCTCCCCACGATCATGGACCCGGTCTACGGCTACCAGGTCACCAATGTGGAGGCGTCGATGGCGTCGCCCTCCTCGCTGCTGCACTGGACCCGCCGGATGATCGAGATCCGCAAGCAGAACCCGGCCTTCGGGCTGGGCGAGTACACCGAACTGCCCTCGTCCAACCCGGCGGTGCTGGCGTTCACCCGTGAGTACAAGGACGACCTGGTCCTGTGCGTGCACAACTTCTCGCGGTTCGCCCAGCCCACCGAGCTGGACCTGCGGTCGTTCAACGGACGCCATCCGGTGGAGCTGATCGGCGGGGTGCGCTTCCCGGCCATCGGCCAGTGGCCCTACCTGCTGACCCTGGCGGGACACGGCTTCTACTGGTTCCGGCTGCGCAAGGACGCGCCGCCGGCCTGA
- a CDS encoding maltokinase N-terminal cap-like domain-containing protein, which produces MSEAASSHVALAKSTRNSATPSSTVDGTLLPSLAPLLHAWLPRQRWFAGKGRPVTGFSLVSATEMLPLDGTAGPGLLHLLVRAQQPEQSARPADDCYQLLIGVRASLPTTLAAALIGRVEHGPLAGRTVYDALHDPRLAGLLLERFRRPGTLGALRFERTAAIPAGLAPRVLDAEQSNSSLVYGDAYILKIFRRVFPGANPDLELPLALAREGCERVPAPIAWFEAPGPEPLTLGVLQPFLHGARDGWQLALTALTAGRDFVPEARALGRATAEVHTALAKALPTPALHGTQTRQLVARMVQRLEAAADAVPALVPYVPALRTAFDAVTALGHRGGGWAQQRVHGDLHLGQALRSPDGFWSLIDFEGEPARPLDERRRPAPPVRDVAGMLRSFDYAARSHRPWNPEWAARCRAAYCEGYALASGTDPRGEPELLRAHETDKAVYEVVYEARHRPDWLPVPMAAIQRLAQSAAA; this is translated from the coding sequence ATGTCGGAGGCTGCATCCAGTCACGTCGCCCTGGCGAAGAGCACAAGGAACAGCGCAACCCCGAGCAGTACCGTGGACGGCACCCTGCTGCCGTCCCTCGCCCCGCTGCTCCACGCCTGGCTGCCCCGGCAGCGGTGGTTCGCCGGCAAGGGGCGGCCGGTCACCGGCTTCTCGCTGGTCTCGGCCACCGAGATGCTGCCGCTGGACGGCACCGCCGGACCGGGCCTGCTCCACCTCCTGGTCCGGGCCCAGCAGCCCGAGCAGTCCGCCCGCCCGGCGGACGACTGCTACCAACTCCTCATCGGTGTACGGGCATCGCTGCCGACCACGCTCGCCGCGGCCCTGATCGGCCGGGTCGAGCACGGGCCGCTGGCCGGGCGGACGGTGTACGACGCGCTGCACGACCCACGGCTGGCGGGCCTTCTGCTGGAACGGTTCCGCCGCCCCGGCACCCTCGGCGCCCTCCGCTTCGAGCGCACCGCCGCGATCCCGGCCGGGCTGGCGCCCCGGGTGCTGGACGCCGAACAGTCCAACTCCTCGCTGGTCTACGGCGATGCGTACATCCTCAAGATCTTCCGCCGGGTCTTCCCCGGCGCCAACCCGGATCTGGAGCTGCCGCTCGCCCTGGCCCGCGAGGGGTGCGAACGCGTCCCCGCCCCCATCGCCTGGTTCGAGGCCCCCGGCCCCGAACCGCTCACCCTCGGCGTGCTCCAGCCCTTCCTGCACGGCGCCCGGGACGGCTGGCAGCTCGCCCTGACCGCGCTCACCGCGGGCCGCGACTTCGTCCCCGAGGCACGGGCGCTGGGCCGGGCCACCGCCGAGGTGCACACCGCGCTCGCCAAGGCGCTGCCCACCCCGGCGCTGCACGGCACCCAGACCCGGCAACTGGTCGCCCGGATGGTCCAGCGCCTGGAGGCCGCCGCCGACGCGGTGCCCGCCCTCGTCCCGTACGTCCCCGCCCTGCGCACCGCGTTCGACGCCGTCACCGCGCTCGGCCACCGGGGCGGCGGCTGGGCGCAGCAGCGGGTCCACGGCGACCTCCACCTCGGCCAGGCGCTCCGCTCCCCCGACGGGTTCTGGTCGCTGATCGACTTCGAGGGCGAACCGGCCCGCCCGCTGGACGAGCGCCGCCGCCCCGCGCCCCCGGTCCGCGACGTGGCGGGGATGCTGCGCTCCTTCGACTACGCGGCCCGCTCGCACCGCCCGTGGAACCCGGAGTGGGCGGCCCGCTGCCGTGCCGCCTACTGCGAGGGGTACGCGCTGGCGTCCGGCACCGATCCGCGCGGTGAGCCGGAGTTGCTGCGCGCACATGAGACCGACAAGGCGGTGTACGAGGTGGTGTACGAGGCCCGGCACCGCCCCGACTGGCTGCCGGTCCCGATGGCCGCCATCCAGCGCCTGGCCCAGTCCGCCGCGGCCTGA